The window CGGCCAGATTAAAATGGACCCCCAGCACCGCCGAACCCTCCGAGGCGGCGTGTGTCCAGTAGTACAGGCCTGAAATCGCGTTTTCCGGGCGTTCGCGCAGATAAATGGGCCGCCAGATGCCCGCCGAGACGGCGCGGGGCATGATGTCCCAGCCCCAGCCATGGGCGGCCTTGCGGATGCGCAAGCCCTCCTCGCGCCGTTCCCAGCTCAGGGTCACGGGGTCGTAGGACTGCGCCGCGGCCTTGTTGAGGACGGAGCCCAGCCGGACGGCCAGGGTGTTTCTGCCGGGCAGCAGGGCCTCCGCCGGGTCGAAGACGTGGGGGATGAGCATGTTGGCCGCGCGGCCAATCTCCACGCCGTTGACCCAGACCGTCGCCAGGGTGTCCAGCCCCTCGCAGACCAGTTCCCACCGGGAGGGGCAGCCTTCAGGCAGGGTGAACTCCCGGACATACCACCATTCATGGAACTCCAGCGGGCGCAGGGCGTGGATGTTGTCCCCGAGAAACGGGTCCGGCAGCTTTCCGGCGCGGACAAGGTCCAGTTCGACATTGCCCGGAACCAGGGCGGTTACCCGCTCCGCGCCGGACTCCGCCAGTTCCTCCGGATGGGACACCGGCAGGGAATCCTCCGGAAAGTGGTACAGGGTCCACTCACCGTCCAGCGTCAGGGTGCGCATGGCATGTCACCTCCCGGCCCTGACCGGGGCCGTCCCACTGCTACAGCCGGTTTTTCCGGCTGAGCAGTTCCAGTTTCAGCCCTATCCAGGCGGTCTTCAGCATTCCAATCGGCCCCTTCTCGAAGGCCGTGTCGAAAATCTGCATGAGCAGGGCGAACTTCTTCGGCGAGTAGGGGAACCAGTAGGCCTCGATGCGGGAACTCTGGCGGTCCACCATGATGGACTTGATGTTCGAGAAGGAGTGCAGGCCGAAATGGCCCTTGTAACGCCCGAAGCCGCTGTCGTTGACGCCGCCGAAAGGCAGGGCCGGGTTGCCCAGGGTGACCATGGCGTTGTTGATGGACACGTTGCCCGTGACCAGGGCGCGGGCGACCCGGTCGGCCCGGACCAGGTCGCGGGACCACACGCTGGAGGCCAGGCCGTAGGGCGAGTCGTTGGCCATTTGGACGGCCTCCTCCTCGGTCTTGAAGGGGGTGACGGTGACCACGGGGCCGAAGGTCTCGTTCCACTGGATGGGCATGTCGTTCGTGACGTTTGTGACGATGGTCGGGGGGAAGACGTGCGAGCCCGGTTCGCGCTTTCCGCCGGTGACGATTTTCGCGCCCATGGCCGTGGACTTTTCGAGCTGCTCCTCGATTTCCCTGATTTGGAAATCGGCGGTCATGCACCCCATCGTCAGGTCCTCCTCGTTGGCCCGGCCCTTGGGGTGGTTGAGGGTGACGATGTTCTCGGCCTTCTCCTTGAGCATCTTCAGGAAGGGCTCGTAGATGGTGTCCTGGACGAAGATGCGCTCGACGGAGGTGCAGGTCTGGCCGCAGTTGCACATGCCCGCCCAGAGCGCGCCGTTGACCGTGCGCTCGATGTTCACGTCGTCGAAGACGATCATGGGGTCCTTGCCGCCCAATTCCAGCTCGACGGGCACCAGCAGGTCGGCGGCGCGGGCCATGACCTTTTTCCCGACGCCCACGCTGCCGGTGAAAAAGATTTTCGCGGGCTTTTTGTCAATCAGGAGGTTGGCCGTCTTCCGGCTGGCGTAGACCACCTGGATGGCGTCGGCCATGAACCCGCTCCCGGCGATGATCTCCTCCAGCAGCCCCCTGAGCGGGGTCTCCTTCGAGGGTTTCAGGATGACCGGGTTCCCCGCCAGAAACGCGCACATCACGGGCAGGAAGGAGAGGTTGAAGGGGTAATTCCACGGGGAAATGATGAGCACCGGGCCGAGGGGCTCGTAGACCACCTTCGAGGTCTTGCCGAAAAGCATGATCGGTGTCGGCACTTTCTGGTCCCTGAGCATGCGCTCGGCGTGTTTTTCGTAGTAGTTGATGAGGTCCACCGCCGGGAAGACCTCGAGGGTCAGGGCGTCAAAGAGGCTTTTGCCCGTCTCGGCAGAAATCTTCTCCGCGATGGACCGCCGGTTCTTGATGAGGTACCCCTTCAGCTTGCGCGCCTCGTCCAGCCGCTGGCCCACGGACATTTTGCGCAGTTTGACGTAGGCCGCATGGGCGCGCTCGTAGACCCGGTCCACCTCGGCGGCAGTGGGCTCCTCCACCCGGTACAGTTCCTCCCCGTTGCGGGGATTGCAGACAACGATAACCGGTCGCTCTTCCTGGACGGGGGTGTTTTCCGTGGTGCTGCTCATGCCGTACTCCTCCGGTGTGTGGCCTATTTCAGGCGGGGCTTGCGCCCCGCCGCGGGGGCGTGACAAAATACCGCGTTTGCCCGGACCCGCCCCCGGACTGGGGGACGGTCCGGCAAACACTATAGCGAAACGGGGCACTATTTGCATCTTTCGCCGGGTTGCGCGCGCACAACCCCTTACGTCCGCAGGGAATAGAGCACTCTGGGGGACTGTTGGTTGAAGAGCACCCAAAACCGTCCCTTGGACCGGTTGTCGAAACGAATAAAGCCATGATTTCCGGAGAAAACACATGACCGAACCGCGCAAAGAGCTGGAGACCGCCGCCTACGCGGGCAGCCGCGTGGAGCGGAGCAACCGCGAGGTGGCGGAGCTCGCCGGGGGCGAATACAAATACGGCTGGACCACGGACATCGAGTCGGACACTTTTGCCAAAGGGCTGAACGAGGACGTGATCCGGGCGCTGTCCGCGCGCAAGCAGGAGCCGGAATGGATGCTGGAGTGGCGGCTGAAGGCGTACCACGCCTGGCTGCGGATGGAGGACCCGGACTGGGCCAAGGTCCAGTATGAGACCCCGGATTTCCAGGACATCAGCTACTATTCCGCGCCGAAGAAAAAGCCGCAGTTGAAAAGCATGGACGAGGTGGACCCGCAACTGCTCGAGACTTTCGAGAAGCTGGGCATCCCCTTGGACGAGCGGAAGCGCCTGGCGAACGTGGCGGTGGACGCCGTGTTTGACAGCGTGTCCGTGGCCACAACGCACAAGGACATCCTCGCCAAGAAGGGCATCATCTTCTGCCCCATCTCCGAGGCGGTGCGCGAGCATCCCGAACTGGTCCAAAAGTACCTGGGCTCCGTGGTGCCCGCGGGCGACAACTTCTACGCCGCGCTCAACTCGGCGGTGTTCAGCGACGGCTCCTTTGTGTACATCCCCAAGGGCGTGAAATGCCCCATGGACCTGTCCACCTACTTCCGGATCAACGCTTCGGACACGGGGCAGTTTGAGCGGACGCTGATCATCGCGGACGAGGGCGCCGAGGTGCGCTATCTCGAGGGCTGCACGGCGCCCATGCGGGACGAGAACCAGCTCCACGCCGCGGTGGTGGAGCTGATCGCGCACAAGGACGCCTCCATCCGCTACGCGACGGTGCAGAACTGGTACGCGGGCGACGAGGAGGGGCGGGGCGGCATCTACAACTTTGTGACGAAGCGCGGGAAATGCGAGGGCGAGAACGCGCACATCTCCTGGACCCAGGTGGAGACGGGGTCGGCCATCACCTGGAAGTACCCGAGCTGCCTGCTTATGGGCGACAACTCGGTGGGCGAGTTCTACTCCGTGGCCCTGACCAAGGGCCGCCAGCAGGCGGACACGGGGACGAAGATGATTCACCTGGGCCGGAACACGCGCAGCACGGTCATCTCGAAGACCATCTCGGCAGGGCGGAGCGACAACTCCTACCGGGGCCTGGTCCGGGTGATGCCCAAGGCGGCGAACGCCCGGAATTACACCCAGTGCGACAGCCTGCTGATGGGCAACCGGTGCGGCGCGCACACCTTCCCCTACATAGACGTGCGGAACGCCTCCGCCTCGGTCGAGCATGAGGCGTCCACCTCGAAAATAAGCGAAGACCAGTTGTTCTACTGCCAGTCGCGGGGCATCAGCCCGGAGGACGCCATCTCGATGGTGGTCAACGGCTTCTGCAAGGAAGTCTTCGACCACCTGCCGATGGAGTTCGCCGTGGAGGCGTCGCGTCTGCTGGCGGTGAGCCTGGAAGGGAGCGTCGGATAATGCTGCTGGACATCCAAAACCTGCACGCCTCGGTGGCGGGCAATGAAATCCTCAAAGGGATCAGCCTTCAGGTGAACGAGGGCGAGGTGCACGCCATCATGGGGCCGAACGGCTCCGGGAAGAGCACTTTGGCCCAGGTGCTCGCGGGCCACGAGGCCTACGATGTGGACCTGGAGAAGAGCAGAGTCTCCTTTCTGGGCCAGGACCTGCTCGACCTTCCCGCCGAGGAGCGCGCCCGCGCGGGGCTTTTCCTCGCCTTCCAGTACCCGGTGGAGATTGCGGGGATCACGAACAGCTACTTCCTGCAGGCGGCGGTGAACGAAATTCGGAAGAGCCGCGGCATGGAGGAGTTGGACGCGATGGACTTCGCCGGCCTGCTCGCGGAAAAGATGCGGCTCATCAACATAGACCCCGTCTTCGCGGAGCGCTTTGTGAACGCGGGCTTCTCGGGCGGCGAGAAGAAGCGCAACGAAATTCTGCAGCTTGCGGTGATGGAGCCGCGTCTGGCCATACTCGACGAGACGGACTCGGGGCTTGACATAGACGCCCTGCGCATCGTTTCGGAGGGCGTAAACCGGCTGCGCAGCCCGCACCGGGCCTTCATCCTGGTCACGCACTACCAGCGGCTCCTGGACTACATCGTCCCCGACTTCGTGCACGTCCTCTACAAGGGGCGCATCGTGAAATCGGGCGGGCGCGACCTCGCGCTGGAGCTCGAGGAAAAGGGCTACGACTGGATCAAGGCCGAAACGGCCGCGGTCTGACGGGGAGGCGGCGACCGTGGCAAACGCGACAGCACAGGCGACAACGGAACGGGGCCGGGGCAAGACCGGCTATTTCCGGGACATGGAACGAATTGACCGGGCCGCCGGGCCGGCGTGGCTGAACACCCTGCGCGACCGGGGCGCGGCGCTCTTCATGGAGGCCCCCTTTCCCCACACAAAAATGGAGGAGTGGCGGCAGACGAACATCGCAACCCTGGTGGAGACGGCCTATTCCAGCGTGGTGGCCGGGGATGACAGGGCCGCGGCGGCGCCGGATGACGCCGCGCCGCACCTGCTGGGCGGCTGCGCCGCCGAACTGGTCTTCGTGGACGGCCTGTTCCGCCCGGAACTCTCCGTGGCGGGCGCGCTTCCCACGGGGGTGACGGCGGGCAGCCTGCGCGACGCCTGCCGTAACGACGGCGCGAAAACGGTGCGGACCCGTCTCGGCTCGTGCCTGCGCGCGCGAAACGCGTTCACGGCGCTGAACACGGCATTCCTGGACGACGGCGCGTTCCTGCACCTGGCGCCGGGCGTCGAACTTCGTGAATCCGTCCATTTTGTCTTTTTGTCCGCGCGCACGGCGCCGGAACAGGCGGCGCATCCGCGCGTCCTGATGGTGCTGGAGGCGAACGCCCGCGCGTCGGTCGTGATGACCCACGCCGCGCTGCCGGGCGCGGAGGCGTATTTCAACAACGTGGTGGAGGAGATTGTGCTGGGCGACGGCGCGTCGCTCGTCCGGCAGGAGGTGGTGGCGGAGGGCGCGACGGGGCGGCGGCTGGGCACCACGGAGGCGCGGCTGAGCCGCGACAGCCGCCTGGAGTCCCACACGGTGACGCTGTCCGGCGCGCTGGTGCGGAGCCAGATCATGGTCCATCTCGCGGGACCGGGCGGCTCGGCCCACCTGAACGGCCTGTACCTGAACGGCGGCGACAATCTGGTGAACCATGACCTGGGCGTCCTGCACGACGCGGACCACTGCGCCAGCCGCATCACCTACAAGGGCGTGCTGGGCGGCGAGAGCCGGTCGGTGTTCACGGGCAAGGTGCATGTGCTCCCCCACGCCCAGCAGACCGACTCGATGCAGTTGAACAACAACCTGCTGCTTTCGGACGCGGCGAAGGTGGACACCAAACCGCAACTGGAGATATACGCGGACGACGTGAAATGCACGCACGGCGCCACGGCGGGCCCGCCGCCGGAGGACATCATCTTCTATTTCCGGAGCCGGGGCGTGTGTGAGAAGACCGCGCGGGGTATGTTAACCTACGGTTTTGCCGGCGACATCGTGGGCCAAATCCCGGACGGGGCCCTGCGCATGCGCGTGGACCGCGTGGTCTTCAACCGTTTCCGTCCGGAGGGATGACCGCCCCATGGCTGCAACAGCCACAAAACAGGAACCGCCGGCGGGGGACGCCGCGCCGTATGACGTTGAACGGGTCCGCGCCGATTTCCCCATCTTGTCGCGAAAGGTGCGCGGGCACGATTTGGCCTATTTGGACAACGCCGCCACCACCCAGAAACCCCGGACGGTGATTGACGCCGTCAGCCGCTTCTACGAGCAGGACAACGCCAACGTCCACCGGGGCGTCCACTACCTCAGCCAGCGGGCCACGGACCTCTACGAGGAGGCCCGGCACAAGGTGAACCGGTTCATGGGCGCGACGGTCGGCTGCGAGACCATCTTCACCCGCGGCGCGACGGAGGCCATCAACCTGGTCGCCAACAGCTACGGGCGCGGCCTGGTGGGTCCGGGCGACGAGGTGCTGGTGTCCTTCATGGAGCACCACTCCAACATCGTGCCCTGGCAGATGCTCTGCGAGGCCACGGGGGCGACGCTCCGGGTCATCCCGATGAGCCATGACGGGGAGCTGCTCCTGGACGAGTATGACCGGCTGCTGAACGGAAACACCAAAATCGTGGCGGTGACCCATGTGTCCAACGCGTTGGGAACGGTGAACCCGGTTCCGGAAATCTGCCGGAAAGCCCACGACCAGGGCGCCCGCGTGCTGGTGGACGGGGCGCAGAGCGCGCCGCACATCCCGATAGACATGCAGGCCCTGGGCGCGGACTTCTTCGTCTGCTCGGGCCACAAGATGTACGGGCCCACCGGCGTGGGCGTCCTTTACGGGCGCGCCGAGTGTTTGGACAGGATGCCGCCCTGGCAGGGCGGCGGCGACATGATCCTCTCCGTCTCGTTTGAAAAGACGGTCTACGCGCGCATCCCGAACAAGTTCGAGGCGGGCACGCCGCCCATCGCCGAGGTCATCGGCCTGGGCGCGGCCGTGGACTACCTCAACGCGCTCGGCATGGAGAACGTGGCGGCCCACGAGCATGACCTGCTCGAATGCGCCCTCGCGGCGCTGCGGGACGTGCCCGGCGTGACCGTCATCGGCAACGCCCGCCACCGCGCGGGGGTGGTGTCCTTCGTGATGGACTGCGCCCACCCGCACGACATCGGCCAGTTGCTGGACGCGGAGGGGGTGGCGGTCCGGGCGGGCCACCACTGCGCCCAGCCGGTCATGCGCCACTACGGCCTGCCCGCGACGGCGCGGGCCTCCTTTGGACTCTACAACACGCGCGCCGAGGTGGACGCCCTGGTCCGGGGCCTCCACAGGGTGCGGGAGATGTTTGCCTGATGAGCGATCCGCGCGCCATGTACGAGCAGGTCATCCTGGACCACAACAAGAAGCCCCGGAACTACGGACCCATGCCCGAAGCGGACAGGGTCATTGACGGGTACAACCCCCTGTGCGGCGACTCGTTCAAGCTCTACCTGAAATTCGACGGCGACACCATCGCCGACGTGAGTTTCGACGGGCAGGGCTGCGCCGTGTCCAAGGCGTCGGCCTCCCTCATGACCACCGTGGTCAGGGGAAAAACCCGCGCCGAGGCCGAGGAGCTGTTCCAGCTTTTCCATCACATGCTGAAGTCCGCGCCGGACGCGCCCCTGGACGAGGAGAAACTGGGGAAACTCCGGGTCTTCTCCGGCGTGCGCGAGTACCCCGTCCGCGTGAAATGCGCCACCCTGGCGTGGCACACCCTGCATGCGGCCATCGAGGGCACCGTCCCCGACGACGGCCCGGTCACCACGGAGTAGAGAATTCCCCCTCCGGCCCCGGAATCGGCTATACTTCCGCCTTCCAAACCGCACCCAACCCGCAAGGAGTTCAAGCCATGCCCGTCCCGGAAAAATTCGAGCAAGTCACCGCCGTCTGCAAGGCCAACGTGTATTTTGACGGCAAGGTCGTGAGCCACACCATCCTGTTCGGCGACGGCAGCCGGAAGACCCTCGGCCTCATCTACGCGGGCGCGTACAATTTCGGGACCGGCGTCCCGGAGCTGATGGAGGTCGTCGCGGGGGCCTGCCGCGTGAAACTGGCCGGCGGGACGGACTGGAACACATACGCCGCCGGTGAGGCCTTCAACATTCCCGGCAACTCCTCCTTCGACATCGCCGTGGACACGGGGATTATGGAGTACATCTGCTCCTACCTGTAGGCGCGGGGAACACTATTCCGCCGGGTCGCGGAGGAGGGTTTCGAGCACGCGGGCCTCGCGGGCGTGGAGCCAGTCGCCGGCGTGGATGACGCTCCACCGGCAGGCGGCGGCGGCGGCGGCCACCATGGCCAGGGACACCGCAAGCCCGGCCCACGGGTTGACGGCGCCGCCAAGCGCACGCGCGGCCCCGCCGCGCCCCAGCACCAGTCCCGTGGGCGTGAAAAGCACCGCCATCACAAGCATGGCGAGAAGTCCGGCCAGCATGAAGTTTGACCGGTTGCTCCGGGCGCGGAGCATGTCCCGGCCCATGCGGAAGGGCAGGCCCACGGAGGTCCAGCAGCCAACGGCGCAAAAGGCCAGGTAGAGGTAGAGCACGTGCAGCAGGGACAGCCCCGCCAGCACGGCGCCCCCGCCCGACAGCAACGCGCCCGCCACGCCGAAAAGCCCCGCCAGCACCGCCACGAAGGGGAAGAGCGCCAGGTGCTTGGCGATGAGGAAACGCCGCCGGGGCGTGGGCAGGAGCATCAGCCCGCGGAACCCGTTCCCGTCGCCGCCGAAAACGTTCAGCAGGTGCATGCCGAAGTTCAGGAAGGGCCAGACGAGGGCCGCCGTGGGCAGCCAGGCCGCCTCGTTTCCGGGCATGCCGCCGTAGGCGCCCCGCCGGTACATGGCGAAGAGCAGCGCCCCCATGCAGACGGACATGATCAGTTGCATGCGCATGCCGGGATGCCGGATCCCGGAAATGAAGAATCCCCAGGCGAGGGCCGCCGTGTCGTCGCCGCAGCCGGGAAGCCGCCTGAGCGTCGCGGGCGCCGTCCCGGGCCGCCCGCCCGCCTTTGCGGGGGACACCGGCGCGGGCCCCGCCGCCGGAAGGGCCGCCCCCGCCCCGGTGTAATGGCGCAGGGTGGCGCGGTGGCCCAGGGAGAGGCCCAGCGCGGCGGCGCCGAGCAGGGCGGCGAGCACGCCCGCAACCGTGGCCCACACGCCGTGAACGGCGGCCCACAACCCCCAGGACACCCATGCCGGGGGAAAGACGAAGTGGAACAGGGCAAACCAGCCCTCGACATCCACGGCGGAGAGCCGGCCCGCATCCCCCGCGCCGCCGCCGGCCACGGCCAACTGGGAGATGATGGAGGGCACCTGGCCCAGCAGCACGAAGAGCAGGGGCAGGGCGGTGAGGACCACCTGCCGCCTGCGCTTGTTCTCCATGGCGACCGCCAGCCAGCCGCGCACAAAATGCGCCCAGGCCGCCAGCATCAGGACGAAGGCGAGAACCAGGGCGGCGCCTGGCAGAATCACCGACAGGCCGAGCACCCAGGCAAGCCCCGCCAGCAGCCCGGCGGCGGCGGGCACCGCGCCCAGGGTGAGGGGCCCCGCAAGGGAGGCGATGAAGTTCATGAAGTAGACCATGCGCAGGGAGACGGGCAGGTGCAGGAGCTTCCGCAGGTCTATGAGGTCCGAGCGCTGGAGCTCGAGCAGCAGGCCCCAGAGCCAGAAGAAGAGAAAGAGCCCGGCGGGCACGTCGAGCAGGGCAAGCCACTGCGCGGGGGTCTCCGCGTTGGCCGCCGCGTGCGCGCCCAGCAGGAAGAGGCCCAGCGCGGCCAGGGCCGAGAAGAGCGCGCCGAAGGTGCCGTACAGGGAGAGGGTGAGGACCATGGCCACGCTGCGGCGCGTGGTCCAGGTGCGGCAGAGCAGGCGCCACTTCAGGGCGGCCAGCGCCAGGCACTGGCGGAGCATCAGCGCGCCTCCAGCCAGGAGAGTCCGGGACCGGTGTCCGGGGGGGCCTGGGCCGCCTCGACAAAGGCCTCCTCGAGGGAGCGGCCCGCCGCCACCTCGCCCATGGGCCCCTGGCAGACCAGGCGCCCCTTCTGGATGATGCCCACATGGGTGCAGAGCCGCTCCACTATCTCGAGGATGTGCGACGTGAGGAAAATTGTCGCGCCCCGCTCGCGGAGCCGCTCGAGCACCCTGCGGATGGTGCGCGAGGCGATGGCGTCTATCCCCTCGAAGGGCTCGTCGAGGAAGAGGAGTTCCGGGTCGTGAATCAGCGCCGCGGAGAGGGCGAGCTTCTTGCGCATGCCGTGGGAGAATTCCATGGTGAGGGTGCCCGGCGGGTCCGCCAGGCCCATCAGCGCGAGCAGCTCGTCCGCGCGCTGGAGAATGACGCTGCGGGGCAGCCCGTGCATGCGCCCGACAAAGACCAGATACTCGCGCGCGGTCAGATGGTCGAAAAGCCCCAGGTCCTCGGGCACCACGCCGATGCGGCGCTTTATCTCCAGGGCGCGCCGGGCCAGGTCCAGGCCCAGCACCCGCGCCGCGCCGGAAGTCGGCGCGGTGATGCCCGTGAGCATTTTGATGGTGGTGGACTTCCCGGCGCCGTTGGGGCCCAGAAACCCGTAGAAACTCCCCCGCTCCACGCGCAGGCCCAGGCCGTCCACGGCGCGGAACTCCCCGTAGGCCTTCGTCAGGCCGTCTGTCTCGATGCACAGTTCCATGGACGAAAGCATACCCACCAGACGCCGCTCCGCACAAGGGCGGCGGGGTGCGGAAAACTTGTTCCGTCTGGGGATTTGGAGCAAGAGCAAGATAAAGAGCAAGAACAAGAACAGGAAGCAACTGTCTACCAGAATGG of the Candidatus Hydrogenedentota bacterium genome contains:
- a CDS encoding aldehyde dehydrogenase family protein; its protein translation is MSSTTENTPVQEERPVIVVCNPRNGEELYRVEEPTAAEVDRVYERAHAAYVKLRKMSVGQRLDEARKLKGYLIKNRRSIAEKISAETGKSLFDALTLEVFPAVDLINYYEKHAERMLRDQKVPTPIMLFGKTSKVVYEPLGPVLIISPWNYPFNLSFLPVMCAFLAGNPVILKPSKETPLRGLLEEIIAGSGFMADAIQVVYASRKTANLLIDKKPAKIFFTGSVGVGKKVMARAADLLVPVELELGGKDPMIVFDDVNIERTVNGALWAGMCNCGQTCTSVERIFVQDTIYEPFLKMLKEKAENIVTLNHPKGRANEEDLTMGCMTADFQIREIEEQLEKSTAMGAKIVTGGKREPGSHVFPPTIVTNVTNDMPIQWNETFGPVVTVTPFKTEEEAVQMANDSPYGLASSVWSRDLVRADRVARALVTGNVSINNAMVTLGNPALPFGGVNDSGFGRYKGHFGLHSFSNIKSIMVDRQSSRIEAYWFPYSPKKFALLMQIFDTAFEKGPIGMLKTAWIGLKLELLSRKNRL
- the sufB gene encoding Fe-S cluster assembly protein SufB produces the protein MTEPRKELETAAYAGSRVERSNREVAELAGGEYKYGWTTDIESDTFAKGLNEDVIRALSARKQEPEWMLEWRLKAYHAWLRMEDPDWAKVQYETPDFQDISYYSAPKKKPQLKSMDEVDPQLLETFEKLGIPLDERKRLANVAVDAVFDSVSVATTHKDILAKKGIIFCPISEAVREHPELVQKYLGSVVPAGDNFYAALNSAVFSDGSFVYIPKGVKCPMDLSTYFRINASDTGQFERTLIIADEGAEVRYLEGCTAPMRDENQLHAAVVELIAHKDASIRYATVQNWYAGDEEGRGGIYNFVTKRGKCEGENAHISWTQVETGSAITWKYPSCLLMGDNSVGEFYSVALTKGRQQADTGTKMIHLGRNTRSTVISKTISAGRSDNSYRGLVRVMPKAANARNYTQCDSLLMGNRCGAHTFPYIDVRNASASVEHEASTSKISEDQLFYCQSRGISPEDAISMVVNGFCKEVFDHLPMEFAVEASRLLAVSLEGSVG
- the sufC gene encoding Fe-S cluster assembly ATPase SufC; the protein is MLDIQNLHASVAGNEILKGISLQVNEGEVHAIMGPNGSGKSTLAQVLAGHEAYDVDLEKSRVSFLGQDLLDLPAEERARAGLFLAFQYPVEIAGITNSYFLQAAVNEIRKSRGMEELDAMDFAGLLAEKMRLINIDPVFAERFVNAGFSGGEKKRNEILQLAVMEPRLAILDETDSGLDIDALRIVSEGVNRLRSPHRAFILVTHYQRLLDYIVPDFVHVLYKGRIVKSGGRDLALELEEKGYDWIKAETAAV
- the sufD gene encoding Fe-S cluster assembly protein SufD is translated as MANATAQATTERGRGKTGYFRDMERIDRAAGPAWLNTLRDRGAALFMEAPFPHTKMEEWRQTNIATLVETAYSSVVAGDDRAAAAPDDAAPHLLGGCAAELVFVDGLFRPELSVAGALPTGVTAGSLRDACRNDGAKTVRTRLGSCLRARNAFTALNTAFLDDGAFLHLAPGVELRESVHFVFLSARTAPEQAAHPRVLMVLEANARASVVMTHAALPGAEAYFNNVVEEIVLGDGASLVRQEVVAEGATGRRLGTTEARLSRDSRLESHTVTLSGALVRSQIMVHLAGPGGSAHLNGLYLNGGDNLVNHDLGVLHDADHCASRITYKGVLGGESRSVFTGKVHVLPHAQQTDSMQLNNNLLLSDAAKVDTKPQLEIYADDVKCTHGATAGPPPEDIIFYFRSRGVCEKTARGMLTYGFAGDIVGQIPDGALRMRVDRVVFNRFRPEG
- a CDS encoding cysteine desulfurase, whose protein sequence is MAATATKQEPPAGDAAPYDVERVRADFPILSRKVRGHDLAYLDNAATTQKPRTVIDAVSRFYEQDNANVHRGVHYLSQRATDLYEEARHKVNRFMGATVGCETIFTRGATEAINLVANSYGRGLVGPGDEVLVSFMEHHSNIVPWQMLCEATGATLRVIPMSHDGELLLDEYDRLLNGNTKIVAVTHVSNALGTVNPVPEICRKAHDQGARVLVDGAQSAPHIPIDMQALGADFFVCSGHKMYGPTGVGVLYGRAECLDRMPPWQGGGDMILSVSFEKTVYARIPNKFEAGTPPIAEVIGLGAAVDYLNALGMENVAAHEHDLLECALAALRDVPGVTVIGNARHRAGVVSFVMDCAHPHDIGQLLDAEGVAVRAGHHCAQPVMRHYGLPATARASFGLYNTRAEVDALVRGLHRVREMFA
- a CDS encoding SUF system NifU family Fe-S cluster assembly protein, translated to MSDPRAMYEQVILDHNKKPRNYGPMPEADRVIDGYNPLCGDSFKLYLKFDGDTIADVSFDGQGCAVSKASASLMTTVVRGKTRAEAEELFQLFHHMLKSAPDAPLDEEKLGKLRVFSGVREYPVRVKCATLAWHTLHAAIEGTVPDDGPVTTE
- a CDS encoding pyrimidine/purine nucleoside phosphorylase gives rise to the protein MPVPEKFEQVTAVCKANVYFDGKVVSHTILFGDGSRKTLGLIYAGAYNFGTGVPELMEVVAGACRVKLAGGTDWNTYAAGEAFNIPGNSSFDIAVDTGIMEYICSYL
- a CDS encoding ABC transporter ATP-binding protein translates to MELCIETDGLTKAYGEFRAVDGLGLRVERGSFYGFLGPNGAGKSTTIKMLTGITAPTSGAARVLGLDLARRALEIKRRIGVVPEDLGLFDHLTAREYLVFVGRMHGLPRSVILQRADELLALMGLADPPGTLTMEFSHGMRKKLALSAALIHDPELLFLDEPFEGIDAIASRTIRRVLERLRERGATIFLTSHILEIVERLCTHVGIIQKGRLVCQGPMGEVAAGRSLEEAFVEAAQAPPDTGPGLSWLEAR